In Hydractinia symbiolongicarpus strain clone_291-10 chromosome 4, HSymV2.1, whole genome shotgun sequence, the following proteins share a genomic window:
- the LOC130641061 gene encoding transmembrane protein 143-like: MVNIIRSRCLVKISLFLRSTKILSSRLLSSKTFAYERVDKNVWENLHWWPLIGDKSMENYIPLTRKQLIEAISGDKQAFDPDEIKDFTKFCYSLDNILRIHNKKRSKVLKSLYNPISPERDTIQFERFNEKQLKDRKTDVLEQISKLASEAAFYELSEEFIKRTLHNITKREKFDLYVNTDDFEVLKIWVIGLDVAPLDKRSLYKKARSYREKTSNFLDPQDHTYHDHFFMKKKAFKNVKPKIFPDLPQFSRIERYKRVLVAFRLKSDTKLHLKAFKDIPCDNLEFLLPEGVLKTRSIDKARVTITGILLVLLYGVGVITDYKLHTTLAISTTAFIIVLRTWSAYQSLINKYIMNWSKTLYFKTIANIHALLTLLADRSEDELYKTAILICFFLHSRGKNDAWVSEKELTNEIQQWIHQVFKVNIKFRVNIVAGILESRNIISSHDKYGERRYMMSSMQDMASAIPTVKKNPHAFTSDALFTDIVEHGEKLYEEEFKWD; encoded by the exons atGGTAAATATTATAAGATCTCGATGTTTAGTGAAAATATCTCTGTTTTTGAGGTCAACAAAAATTCTTTCCAGTAGGTTGTTATCGTCCAAAACGTTTGCTTACGAACGAGTTGACAAAAATGTGTGGGAAAACTTACATTGGTGGCCACTCATTGGCGATAAATCTATGGAGAATTATATACCATTAACAAGGAAACAACTGATAGAAGCAATATCAGGTGATAAACAGGCTTTTGATCCAGACGAAATCAAAGATTTTACAAAGTTCTGTTATAGCTTAGATAATATTCTAAGAATTCACAATAAGAAACGGTCAAAGGTGTTGAAA AGCTTATATAATCCCATTAGCCCTGAAAGGGATACAATACAATTTGAAAGGTTTAATGAGAAACAGTTAAAAGATAGAAAAACCGATGTTCTTGAGCAAATATCAAAATTGGCATCTGAAGCTGCATTCTATGAACTATCAGAAGAATTCATAAAACGGACATTGCATAACATTACCAAGAGAGAAAAGTTTGATTTATATGTAAACACAGACGATTTTGAGGTTTTAAAAATCTGGGTTATAGGCCTAGATGTTGCACCCTTAGACAAAAGAAGTTTATATAAGAAAGCCAGGAGTTATCGagaaaaaacttcaaattttCTTGATCCACAGGACCATACATACCATGaccatttttttatgaaaaagaaagctttcaaaaatgttaaaccTAAG attttcccTGATTTACCACAATTTTCCCGAATTGAAAGATATAAACGCGTTTTAGTTGCATTTCGTTTAAAAAGTGACACCAAACTTCACTTGAAGGCGTTTAAAGATATACCTTGTGACAACCTTGAATTTCTGTTACCAGAAGGTGTCCTGAAAACAAGAAGTATTGACAAAGCGCGGGTAACTATAACAGGAATACTGTTGGTGCTCCTTTACGGAGTTGGAGTTATAACTGATTATAAG CTACATACTACTTTGGCTATATCAACGACTGCTTTTATCATCGTTTTACGGACATGGAGTGCCTACCAAAGTTTAATAAACAAGTACATTATGAACTGGTCAAAGACGTTGTATTTTAAAACTATTGCTAACATTCACGCCCTCTTAACACTGCTTGCAGATCGATCCGAAGACGAACTTTATAAAACAGCGATTTTGATATGTTTCTTCTTGCACAGTAGAG GTAAGAATGATGCATGGGTATCAGAAAAAGAATTAACTAACGAAATACAACAGTGGATTCACCAAGTATTTAAAGTCAACATAAAGTTCCGCGTCAACATTGTTGCTGGCATACTTGAAAGTCGAAATATAATCAGTTCTCATGACAAATACGGGGAAAGAAGATATATGATGTCATCTATGCAGGACATGGCCTCTGCGATTCCAACTGTGAAAAAGAATCCACACGCTTTTACGAGCGATGCTTTGTTTACAGATATTGTTGAGCATGGTGAAAAACTCTACGAAGAAGAGTTTAAATGGGATTAA
- the LOC130641060 gene encoding glucose-6-phosphate exchanger SLC37A2-like gives MVLRTAPTVSLYKHLLRNLPKRWQLVGYQAAVIILTFIAYTSYHLAKRSFSIVKPELECPKTKNNSCEPWVPFEDTDKNKDLFGLLDSTFLVSYALAIFVSGYLAEHTNLRIYLSIGMVLTGVSTCLSGLAYYLNIHSLSFFVLFQIITGITHSTGWPCVVEAVGVWFPEGHRGFIMCTWNCHIFLGNILGSLVAGAFVNTNWGLSFIVPGIIIASVGVIIFIFLIPHPSHVDFYEHNKQPSSSSSSSSLCMDTLSNNDPFQRTVEEKVEPKAIGIWGALKIPGVVEYAFCLFFAKLVSYTFLFWLPYYIVNTPIDGIKYDSKKAAHWAILFDIGGAVGGIIAGLMTDITHKPGIVNVIMLLSAGPSLYMFYFYGTTNATLFIACMIISGFFVNGPYALITTAVSASLGTHKCLKGNVKAMAVVTAIIDGTGSLGAALGPLLAGVIASSSNSWAGVFYMLIISDTLAALLLSRQFVHEIKEVYLDSMNRLSRSNRGRVSNNTESDPLLNPTE, from the exons ATGGTATTGCGCACAGCTCCAACTGTATCTCTGTACAAACACTTACTCCGAAACTTACCAAAGAGATGGCAACTTGTCGGTTATCAAGCAGCCGTTATCATTCTCACATTTATCGCCTACACATCATACCACCTAGCGAAGCGCTCTTTCAGTATTGTGAAGCCTGAGTTGGAATGccccaaaacaaaaaataattcttgtgAACCTTGGGTTCCGTTTGAAGATACTGACAAGAACAAGGACTTGTTCGGATTGTTAGATTCTACATTCTTAGTCTCATACGCACTTGCTATATTTGTGAGTGGCTATCTAGCGGAACACACAAATTTGAGAATCTATCTTAGCATTGGTATGGTTTTAACTGGCGTTTCTACCTGCTTGTCTGGCCTGGCTTACTATTTAAACATACACTCCTTATCGTTCTTCGTCCTTTTTCAAATCATTACTGGTATAACACATTCCACCG GTTGGCCTTGTGTAGTCGAAGCAGTTGGCGTTTGGTTTCCAGAGGGCCATCGCGGTTTCATTATGTGCACGTGGAACTGCCACATTTTTCTTGGAAATATTCTCGGTTCTCTGGTAGCCGGTGCATTCGTTAACACCAATTGGGGTCTATCGTTCATTGTTCCTGGTATTATTATTGCATCCGTAGGagtgattatttttatttttttgataccaCATCCAAGCCATGTTGATTTTTACGAACATAACAAGCAACCCTCCTCCTCATCATCATCTTCCTCTTTATGTATGGATACACTTTCAAATAATGATCCTTTCCAAAGAACTGTCGAAGAAAAAGTTGAACCGAAAGCAATCGGTATATGGGGTGCATTAAAAATACCTGGAGTAGTGGAATatgcattttgtttattttttgctaaGCTTGTGAGTTACACCTTTCTCTTTTGGTTGCCATACTACATCGTAAACACACCAATCGACGGTATTAAGTATGACTCAAAGAAAGCCGCCCATTGGGCAATTCTTTTTGACATTGGTGGAGCTGTCGGTGGAATCATTGCTGGTCTGATGACTGATATTACCCATAAACCGGGCATTGTGAATGTGATTATGCTGTTATCTGCTGGTCCAAGTTtgtatatgttttatttttacggGACGACCAACGCTACGCTTTTTATCGCATGCATGATCATCTCTGGATTCTTTGTAAATGGCCCCTACGCGCTAATAACAACAGCAGTGTCAGCAAGTTTAGGAACACACAAATGTTTAAAAGGTAACGTTAAAGCAATGGCAGTTGTAACAGCCATCATCGATGGGACAGGTTCATTGGGTGCTGCACTGGGACCATTGTTAGCCGGTGTTATAGCATCGTCATCTAACTCTTGGGCTGGCGTCTTTTACATGTTAATAATTTCTGATACCCTCGCAGCTTTACTTCTCTCCAGACAGTTTGTTCACGAGATAAAAGAAGTATATTTAGATTCTATGAACAGACTATCACGTTCAAATAGAGGTCGTGTCAGTAATAACACTGAGAGCGACCCTTTGCTAAATCCTACAGAATAA